Proteins encoded within one genomic window of Mesorhizobium sp. AR10:
- a CDS encoding AraC family transcriptional regulator, which yields MSRVQDRKAEETTQFWRHPCFRDLGMLKARFTRHRYDLHTHPTYVIALITDGCERVRIGHQTVVAPSGTVLIVDPEVWHDGEAGADEGWAYRTFYPSVPLMSRIAAELGQDRPPLFSQAIIGDSDLVQALALAHRDSTSGDATSGETSMLVALRKLILRYGDWGGRPEMVEGLGSRSRLSIYEQVIEDSLTAELDLQRLARAAGVTRFQVIRDFKKVVGLTPAAFIRDRKLRRANLLIQQGSSLADAASAAGFSDQSHLSRIFRAAHGMTPGMFRRAG from the coding sequence GTGTCGAGAGTTCAGGACCGCAAGGCAGAAGAGACGACGCAGTTTTGGCGCCACCCCTGCTTTCGCGATCTTGGCATGCTCAAAGCGCGCTTCACGCGGCATCGCTACGACCTGCATACGCACCCGACCTACGTGATTGCCCTGATCACGGACGGATGCGAGCGCGTCCGCATCGGACACCAGACTGTGGTCGCGCCGTCCGGCACGGTTCTCATCGTCGATCCCGAAGTGTGGCATGACGGCGAGGCGGGTGCCGACGAAGGCTGGGCCTACCGGACCTTTTATCCTTCAGTCCCGCTTATGAGCAGGATCGCCGCAGAACTGGGGCAGGATCGTCCGCCGTTGTTTTCGCAAGCGATCATAGGTGACAGCGACCTCGTCCAGGCGCTTGCCCTGGCGCACCGGGACTCGACATCCGGTGACGCGACGAGTGGCGAGACATCCATGCTCGTGGCCTTGCGCAAACTCATTCTCCGGTACGGCGATTGGGGCGGCCGACCCGAAATGGTCGAGGGCTTGGGGTCGCGGAGCAGGCTCTCGATCTATGAGCAGGTCATCGAGGACAGCCTCACCGCCGAACTCGACCTGCAGCGGCTCGCTCGAGCCGCGGGAGTGACACGGTTTCAGGTCATCCGGGATTTCAAGAAGGTGGTGGGACTGACCCCGGCGGCATTCATCCGTGACCGGAAATTGCGCCGCGCCAATCTGCTGATACAGCAAGGCTCAAGTCTCGCCGATGCAGCCTCTGCGGCCGGCTTCTCGGACCAGAGCCATCTCTCACGCATTTTCCGTGCGGCGCATGGCATGACGCCGGGGATGTTCAGACGGGCTGGCTGA
- a CDS encoding HD family hydrolase, translating into MAADRAGAPPRAWQRMLSGRRLDLLDPSPLDIEISDIAHGLARVARWNGQTRGDHALSVAQHSLLVEALFGELVPDATADARLAALLHDAPEYVIGDMISPFKSVMGGSYKDCELRLQRAIHLRFSLPPELAAVLRKEIKRADQIAAYFEATLLAGFSTAEATEFFGRPRGFNADRFDFTPRSVTWAQNAFLKRFAAIETKRRTSVSVHPLP; encoded by the coding sequence ATGGCGGCCGATCGTGCCGGGGCGCCGCCGCGCGCCTGGCAGCGCATGCTGTCCGGCCGGCGGCTCGATCTGCTCGACCCCTCGCCGCTCGACATCGAGATCTCCGACATCGCCCACGGGCTCGCCCGCGTCGCCCGCTGGAACGGCCAGACCCGCGGTGACCACGCCTTGTCGGTCGCCCAGCATTCGCTGCTGGTCGAGGCGCTGTTCGGGGAATTGGTGCCCGACGCCACGGCTGATGCGCGGCTGGCGGCGCTGCTGCATGACGCGCCGGAATATGTCATCGGCGACATGATCTCGCCGTTCAAGTCGGTGATGGGCGGCAGCTACAAGGATTGCGAGCTGAGACTGCAGCGCGCCATCCATCTGCGCTTTTCGCTGCCGCCCGAACTGGCTGCGGTGCTGCGCAAGGAGATCAAGCGCGCCGACCAGATCGCCGCCTATTTCGAGGCGACGCTGCTTGCCGGCTTTTCGACTGCAGAGGCGACCGAGTTCTTCGGCCGGCCGCGCGGCTTCAACGCCGACCGTTTCGATTTCACGCCGCGCTCGGTGACCTGGGCACAGAATGCCTTCCTCAAGCGGTTTGCGGCGATCGAGACCAAGCGCCGGACATCCGTTTCGGTGCATCCGCTTCCCTGA
- a CDS encoding putative bifunctional diguanylate cyclase/phosphodiesterase, with the protein MPVARIKAGSPVSRRGAEGVRRIEHELRDRNERFSAAVENMSHGLCMFDADERMIICNGNYLRIFCLDADVVQPGIKFFDILQHSVDIGVALHSAEDLYAIRKPYIDQARPSIYEETLSDGRIVNISHRPLAPGGWVSIYEDITEQRRAEQELKEQHRRFDAALANMSQGLLMYGADGKLIVRNERFLDLYGVSRADFPLGMGHRDLLERMVELGIYTGIDVDSEVSKTEACLQAGETRSTHRHLADGRTLLIARRPMSGGGWVATFEDVSERRRVEERMTHLAHHDTLTNLPNRSMFRERLDQTLSEAKGTPLAIFSLDLDRFKAVNDTWGHPAGDWLLKCVAERLQRCLRNETDVVARFGGDEFAIIQFNPKGAGDAEKLAKRIIDIIAKPFRDKSRDMHVGISLGIALYPDDGKDADTLLKNADMALYRGKSEGRNVYRFFEPGMDAMVRERRALETDLEAALPRREFALDFQPIMNIASGDIVGTEALMRWHSPSRGLVAPDGFIAIAEETGLIVPLGEWALRKACTVAAGWPNGLRIAVNVSAVQIKSSSFARSVISALAFSGVQANRLELEITETVLMDESDTVLKTLRQLRDLGIRIALDDFGTGYSSLGYLRRFPVDKIKIDRSFIRDIDNRDTAAIVRTIIGLGQELGITVTAEGVETDAQLDRLRRYGCVEAQGYLIGVPSKAADISRLLKTSAVLSQSG; encoded by the coding sequence ATGCCCGTCGCTCGTATCAAGGCTGGTTCGCCCGTCAGCCGACGGGGCGCCGAAGGTGTGAGGCGGATCGAGCACGAACTGCGCGACCGCAACGAACGCTTTTCGGCAGCAGTCGAAAACATGTCGCATGGCCTGTGCATGTTCGATGCCGACGAGCGGATGATCATTTGCAACGGCAACTATCTCCGCATCTTCTGCCTCGATGCCGATGTCGTACAGCCCGGCATAAAGTTCTTCGACATCCTCCAGCACAGCGTCGACATCGGCGTCGCCTTGCACAGCGCCGAGGACCTCTACGCCATTCGCAAACCCTATATCGACCAGGCGAGACCCTCGATCTACGAGGAAACGCTGTCGGACGGGCGCATCGTCAACATCTCGCACCGGCCGCTGGCGCCGGGCGGCTGGGTGTCGATCTACGAGGACATCACCGAGCAAAGGCGGGCCGAGCAGGAGCTGAAGGAACAGCACCGCCGCTTCGACGCGGCACTGGCCAACATGTCGCAAGGCCTCCTGATGTACGGCGCCGACGGCAAGCTGATCGTGCGCAACGAACGTTTTCTCGACCTTTATGGAGTCAGCCGGGCCGACTTCCCGCTCGGCATGGGCCACCGTGACCTGCTCGAGCGAATGGTAGAGTTGGGCATCTATACAGGGATCGATGTCGACAGCGAAGTCTCGAAGACCGAGGCCTGCCTGCAGGCCGGAGAGACGCGCTCAACTCACCGCCATCTTGCCGATGGCAGAACGCTGCTGATCGCGCGCCGGCCAATGAGCGGCGGCGGCTGGGTCGCAACCTTCGAAGATGTCTCCGAGCGCCGGCGCGTCGAAGAGCGCATGACCCATCTTGCCCATCACGACACGCTGACCAACCTGCCCAACCGCTCGATGTTCCGCGAACGGCTCGACCAGACCTTGAGCGAGGCCAAGGGCACACCGTTGGCGATATTCTCGCTCGACCTCGATCGATTCAAGGCCGTCAACGACACCTGGGGCCACCCGGCCGGCGACTGGCTACTGAAATGCGTGGCTGAACGGCTGCAGCGTTGCCTGCGCAACGAGACCGATGTGGTCGCCCGGTTCGGCGGCGACGAGTTCGCCATCATCCAGTTCAACCCCAAAGGTGCGGGCGACGCGGAAAAACTGGCAAAGCGCATCATCGACATCATCGCCAAGCCGTTCCGCGACAAAAGCCGCGACATGCACGTCGGCATCAGCCTCGGCATCGCGCTCTACCCCGATGACGGCAAGGATGCCGACACGCTGCTGAAGAACGCCGACATGGCCCTCTACCGGGGCAAGAGCGAAGGCCGCAACGTCTACCGCTTCTTCGAGCCGGGCATGGATGCGATGGTGCGGGAGCGCCGGGCGCTGGAGACCGACCTCGAGGCTGCACTGCCGCGCCGGGAATTCGCGCTGGATTTCCAGCCGATCATGAACATCGCCTCCGGCGATATCGTCGGCACGGAGGCCTTGATGCGGTGGCATTCGCCGTCTCGCGGCCTGGTAGCGCCCGATGGTTTCATCGCGATCGCCGAAGAAACCGGGCTGATCGTGCCGCTTGGAGAATGGGCGCTGAGAAAAGCCTGCACAGTGGCGGCGGGCTGGCCGAATGGATTGCGCATCGCGGTCAATGTCTCGGCCGTGCAGATCAAAAGCAGCAGCTTTGCCCGCAGCGTCATCTCGGCGTTGGCATTTTCCGGCGTGCAGGCCAACCGGCTCGAACTGGAAATCACCGAGACGGTGCTGATGGACGAAAGCGATACGGTGCTGAAGACGCTCAGGCAGTTGCGCGATCTCGGCATCCGCATTGCGCTGGACGATTTCGGTACCGGCTATTCGTCACTCGGTTATCTCCGGCGCTTTCCTGTCGACAAGATCAAGATCGACCGCTCGTTCATCCGCGACATCGACAACCGTGACACGGCGGCGATCGTGCGCACCATCATCGGGCTTGGCCAGGAGCTTGGCATCACCGTTACCGCCGAAGGCGTCGAGACCGATGCCCAGCTTGATAGGCTGCGCAGATATGGCTGCGTCGAGGCGCAGGGCTACCTCATCGGCGTGCCGTCGAAGGCGGCGGACATCAGCCGTCTGCTGAAGACCAGCGCGGTGCTCAGCCAATCCGGTTGA
- a CDS encoding dihydroorotase, producing MATTYDLILTGGTVVNHDGEGFRDIGVKGGRIAAIGDLGQASAGETIDCRGLHILPGVVDSQVHFREPGLEHKEDLETGSRAAVLGGVTAVFEMPNTNPLTTSEAALADKVRRATERMHCDFAFWVGGTRENAKDVGELERLPAAAGIKVFMGSSTGDLLVEDDDGVAAILSNTRRRAAFHSEDEFRLRERLGERVEGDPSSHPVWRDEIAALRCTERLVRIARNVRARIHVLHISTAQEILFLEQHKDVATCEATPHHLTLSADDYARLGTLIQMNPPVRSARHRDGIWQGIGQGIVDVLGSDHAPHTLAEKAKPYPASPSGMTGVQTLVPIMLDHVNAGRLTLQRFVDLSSHGPQRIFGMARKGRIAAGYDADFTIVDLKRRQTISNAQAGSKAGWTPYDGKEVTGWPVGTIVRGRRVMWDGEIVTPGQGRAVEFSEALAV from the coding sequence ATGGCCACCACCTACGACCTCATCCTGACAGGCGGCACGGTCGTCAACCATGACGGCGAGGGTTTTCGCGACATCGGCGTGAAGGGCGGACGCATCGCTGCCATCGGCGATCTCGGCCAGGCCTCGGCCGGCGAGACGATCGACTGTCGCGGCCTGCACATCCTTCCCGGTGTCGTCGACAGCCAGGTGCATTTCCGCGAGCCGGGGCTGGAGCACAAGGAAGATCTGGAGACGGGCTCACGGGCAGCGGTGCTGGGCGGCGTCACCGCCGTGTTCGAAATGCCAAACACCAACCCGCTGACCACCAGCGAGGCAGCCCTTGCCGACAAGGTGCGGCGCGCAACCGAGCGCATGCATTGCGACTTTGCCTTCTGGGTAGGCGGCACGCGCGAGAACGCAAAAGACGTCGGCGAGCTCGAACGGCTGCCCGCTGCTGCCGGCATAAAAGTGTTCATGGGCTCGTCCACCGGCGACCTTCTGGTCGAGGACGACGACGGCGTCGCAGCGATCCTGAGCAACACGCGCCGCCGCGCCGCCTTTCATTCCGAGGACGAATTCCGGCTGCGCGAGCGGCTTGGCGAACGCGTCGAGGGCGACCCGTCATCGCACCCGGTGTGGCGCGACGAGATCGCAGCACTCCGCTGCACGGAGCGCCTGGTGCGCATCGCGCGAAACGTTCGCGCCCGCATCCATGTGCTGCACATCTCGACCGCGCAGGAGATCTTGTTCCTCGAACAGCACAAGGATGTCGCGACCTGCGAGGCGACGCCGCATCACCTGACGCTTAGTGCTGATGATTATGCGCGGCTGGGCACGCTGATCCAGATGAACCCGCCGGTGCGCTCGGCCCGCCACCGCGATGGCATCTGGCAGGGCATTGGGCAAGGCATCGTCGATGTTCTGGGTTCCGACCACGCCCCGCACACATTGGCCGAAAAGGCAAAGCCCTATCCGGCCTCGCCGTCAGGCATGACCGGCGTGCAGACGCTGGTGCCGATCATGCTCGATCATGTGAATGCCGGCCGGCTGACGCTGCAGCGCTTCGTCGACCTCTCCAGCCATGGCCCGCAACGCATCTTCGGCATGGCCAGGAAGGGCCGCATCGCCGCCGGCTACGACGCCGATTTCACCATTGTCGACCTGAAGCGCCGCCAGACCATCAGCAACGCCCAGGCCGGCTCGAAAGCCGGCTGGACGCCCTATGACGGCAAAGAGGTGACCGGCTGGCCGGTCGGCACAATCGTGCGCGGCCGGCGCGTGATGTGGGACGGCGAGATCGTCACCCCGGGACAGGGCAGGGCGGTAGAGTTTTCCGAGGCGCTGGCGGTTTAG
- a CDS encoding fatty acid desaturase family protein: protein MDHRDVIASLTQQQRDRLTAKSDRLGLVQLGAHWGAIIVLGGLIAARVPFWSLLMLPQGILIVFLFTLLHETIHRTAFETQRLNDLVARVSSLAIALPADWFRYFHFAHHRFTQDPENDPELAFPKPETWRQYLVHVSGLPLWWGHIKTLYVNATGQCSGNYVPPKGHPKVRAEARGMIAFYAVVLVLALWFKSTVLLYVWILPALLGQPFLRLYLLAEHGRCPLVANMLENTRTTLTNWFVRKLAWNMPFHAEHHAYPGVPFHQLPEFHALIERHLKEVEAGYVRFHGRYIETLR, encoded by the coding sequence ATGGATCATCGCGACGTCATCGCATCGCTGACGCAGCAGCAGCGCGACCGGCTGACCGCCAAGTCGGATCGCCTTGGATTGGTTCAGCTCGGTGCGCATTGGGGCGCGATCATCGTCCTCGGCGGGCTGATTGCCGCGAGAGTGCCGTTCTGGTCGCTGCTGATGCTGCCGCAAGGCATACTGATCGTGTTCCTGTTCACGCTGCTGCACGAGACGATCCATCGCACCGCCTTCGAGACACAGCGGCTGAACGATCTGGTGGCGCGAGTCTCCAGCCTGGCGATCGCGCTGCCGGCGGACTGGTTCCGCTATTTCCACTTCGCCCATCATCGTTTCACCCAGGATCCGGAGAACGACCCGGAACTGGCCTTTCCAAAGCCGGAAACCTGGCGACAGTATCTGGTCCATGTCTCCGGCCTTCCGTTGTGGTGGGGGCATATCAAGACGCTCTACGTCAACGCCACCGGCCAATGCAGCGGCAACTACGTGCCGCCAAAGGGGCACCCCAAGGTGCGCGCCGAGGCCCGCGGCATGATCGCCTTCTATGCTGTCGTGCTCGTGCTGGCGCTATGGTTCAAGTCAACGGTGTTGCTCTACGTCTGGATCCTGCCGGCGCTGCTCGGACAGCCGTTCCTGCGCCTCTATCTCTTGGCCGAACATGGCCGCTGCCCGCTGGTCGCCAACATGCTTGAGAACACCCGGACGACGCTGACCAACTGGTTCGTCCGCAAGCTGGCGTGGAACATGCCCTTTCACGCCGAGCACCATGCCTATCCCGGTGTGCCTTTCCACCAACTGCCGGAGTTTCACGCCCTGATAGAGCGCCATCTCAAGGAGGTTGAAGCCGGATATGTGCGCTTCCACGGCAGATATATCGAGACCCTGCGCTGA
- a CDS encoding NUDIX hydrolase — protein MDEMRKKLPAVSVAIVRGDTVLLVKRARQPSQGFYAFPGGKVEAGETLEQAAQRELLEETGLRATAYRPLREIHIDGSGDDHPVDYLLTVFGATYAGGEAVASDDAETAAFYTLSEMAALPLADSVFAVAEELLSNAGA, from the coding sequence ATGGACGAGATGCGAAAGAAACTGCCGGCGGTCTCGGTCGCCATCGTCCGCGGCGACACGGTGCTGCTGGTCAAGCGGGCGCGGCAGCCCTCGCAAGGGTTTTATGCTTTTCCGGGCGGTAAGGTCGAGGCAGGCGAGACGCTGGAACAGGCGGCACAGCGCGAATTGCTGGAGGAAACCGGGTTGCGGGCAACCGCTTACCGGCCGCTTCGCGAAATTCACATCGACGGCAGCGGCGATGACCACCCGGTCGACTATCTCCTGACGGTATTCGGCGCCACCTATGCCGGTGGCGAGGCGGTGGCCAGCGATGACGCCGAGACCGCTGCCTTCTACACGCTCAGCGAAATGGCGGCGCTGCCACTCGCTGATTCGGTGTTTGCGGTGGCCGAAGAATTGCTGAGCAATGCCGGGGCATGA
- a CDS encoding TIGR02301 family protein: MTRASLFLAACLAASTALGARPALSAEAPFEPGLMRLAEVLGSLHFLRNLCGEKGDQWRAEVEKLIESENPDPERRARFIASFNRGYRSFGTYTHCTASATEAISRYMKEGETLSRDIASRYGN, translated from the coding sequence ATGACCCGCGCCTCGCTGTTCCTCGCTGCTTGTCTCGCCGCCAGCACGGCCCTCGGGGCACGGCCGGCGCTTAGCGCAGAGGCGCCGTTCGAACCCGGACTGATGCGGTTGGCGGAGGTGCTTGGCTCGCTGCATTTCCTGCGCAATCTGTGCGGCGAGAAGGGCGACCAGTGGCGCGCCGAGGTGGAAAAGCTGATCGAATCGGAAAACCCCGACCCCGAGCGGCGTGCCCGTTTCATCGCCAGCTTCAACCGCGGCTACCGGTCCTTCGGCACCTACACGCACTGCACTGCGTCAGCGACGGAAGCCATCAGCCGCTACATGAAGGAAGGCGAAACGCTGTCGCGCGACATCGCCTCGCGCTACGGCAACTGA
- a CDS encoding LysR substrate-binding domain-containing protein, producing the protein MTALPSLRGLQAFEAAARCGSFAAAAEELSISAAAVSQLIRTVEEQMGRKLFLRVNRRAVLTDAGREMLPRLTTAFEEIGSVSRELGGDALRPRLVVSVPPSMAMGWLSTRLARFVASHGAVDIALRGEDDPVSFDHDLIDIRLSYGRSHYRDEVTEEILRDAVYPVCAPGIAHAIGGLESAGTLAGLPLIHTDWGPTGASFPSWRSWFEAAGIVPGRGGQRGLSANSSRAALDLAISGLGVALAQGVFCAEAVEDGRLVRPVGRALELSQPYCLTIPQRSTRREVVTAFKTWLTEECLRSVGSPSLQRSTPDHRLSPGTGAIPTGRQR; encoded by the coding sequence ATGACTGCACTTCCATCCTTGCGCGGATTACAGGCTTTCGAGGCAGCGGCGCGCTGCGGCAGCTTTGCCGCGGCGGCCGAGGAGCTCTCGATTTCCGCGGCGGCGGTCAGCCAGCTGATCCGCACCGTCGAGGAGCAGATGGGCCGCAAGCTGTTTCTCAGGGTGAACCGCCGCGCCGTGCTGACCGATGCGGGGCGCGAGATGCTGCCGAGGCTGACGACGGCCTTCGAGGAGATCGGCAGCGTGTCGCGCGAGCTGGGCGGTGATGCGCTGCGCCCGCGGCTGGTCGTCTCGGTGCCGCCTTCGATGGCTATGGGCTGGCTCTCGACGCGACTGGCCAGGTTTGTCGCCAGCCATGGCGCGGTCGACATCGCGCTCAGGGGCGAGGACGATCCGGTGTCGTTCGACCACGACCTGATCGACATCCGGCTGTCCTATGGGCGCTCCCACTATCGCGACGAGGTCACCGAGGAAATCCTCAGGGATGCCGTCTATCCCGTCTGCGCACCGGGCATCGCGCACGCGATCGGCGGCTTGGAAAGCGCGGGCACCCTCGCCGGCCTGCCGCTGATCCACACGGATTGGGGCCCGACCGGCGCCTCTTTTCCGTCCTGGCGAAGCTGGTTCGAGGCCGCGGGCATTGTCCCCGGCCGGGGCGGGCAGCGCGGCCTGTCGGCAAATTCGTCGCGGGCAGCCCTCGACCTCGCCATTTCCGGCCTCGGCGTAGCACTCGCGCAAGGCGTCTTCTGTGCCGAGGCGGTGGAGGACGGCAGGCTGGTCAGGCCCGTCGGGCGGGCGCTGGAGCTCAGCCAGCCCTATTGCCTGACGATCCCGCAGCGAAGCACCCGGCGCGAGGTGGTGACGGCGTTCAAGACATGGCTGACTGAGGAGTGCCTGCGGTCGGTGGGTTCGCCTTCCCTCCAGCGCAGCACCCCTGATCACCGCCTTAGCCCAGGCACTGGGGCAATCCCCACTGGCCGACAGCGATGA
- a CDS encoding amidohydrolase produces MLHNDPVAALAPDVIAWRHHIHANPELGFDEHETARFVADRLRAFGLDEIHEGVGGTGVVGVLRSGSGSRAIGLRAELDALPVMERTGLPYASEKPGVMHACGHDGHTSMLLGAAKLLSDTRAFDGTVYFIFQPAEENEGGSMRMIEDGVFERFPVEGVYAVHNWPGVPLGTIATRVGPMMAAVDNFELTFEGTGAHAAMPQLGDDPILAAGAFIQAAQRIVSRSVDPQTALVVSITQIHGGNVGNIVPGTVWLQGTCRFFEPALSHHCEKLIGDIAQGIASAHALASKLTYKKGYPPVINTSEATARAVEAAASVVGREQLETEFNPSLGCEDFAYMVREAGGCYAWIGAGDVGPGEGLHGDRYVFNDAIVPIVLRYYVTLVEQTLPRTV; encoded by the coding sequence ATGCTGCACAATGACCCCGTCGCTGCCCTCGCACCGGACGTGATCGCCTGGCGGCATCATATCCACGCCAATCCCGAACTCGGCTTCGACGAACATGAGACTGCCCGCTTCGTTGCCGACAGGCTACGCGCCTTCGGGCTCGATGAAATCCACGAAGGGGTCGGCGGCACCGGCGTGGTCGGCGTTCTCAGGAGCGGATCAGGCTCGCGTGCGATCGGGCTCAGGGCCGAATTGGATGCCTTGCCTGTCATGGAGAGGACTGGACTGCCATATGCTTCGGAAAAGCCCGGCGTGATGCATGCCTGTGGCCATGACGGTCACACGTCGATGTTGCTCGGCGCCGCAAAACTGCTGAGCGACACCCGTGCCTTTGACGGAACCGTCTATTTCATCTTCCAGCCGGCAGAGGAGAACGAAGGCGGCAGCATGCGGATGATCGAGGACGGGGTTTTCGAACGCTTCCCGGTGGAAGGCGTCTACGCCGTCCACAACTGGCCAGGGGTACCGCTGGGGACAATTGCGACCCGCGTCGGTCCGATGATGGCGGCCGTCGACAATTTCGAACTGACCTTTGAGGGCACGGGCGCGCATGCCGCCATGCCGCAGCTCGGAGATGACCCCATTCTTGCAGCTGGCGCCTTCATTCAGGCTGCCCAGCGCATCGTCAGCCGCTCCGTCGATCCGCAGACGGCGCTCGTCGTCAGCATCACGCAGATACATGGCGGCAATGTCGGCAACATCGTGCCGGGCACGGTCTGGCTGCAAGGAACCTGCCGCTTCTTCGAACCCGCGCTGTCGCACCATTGCGAAAAGCTCATTGGCGACATCGCGCAGGGGATCGCCTCGGCACATGCCCTCGCCAGCAAGCTGACCTACAAGAAAGGCTATCCGCCGGTGATCAACACGTCTGAGGCGACAGCCCGGGCCGTCGAGGCCGCTGCCTCCGTCGTCGGCCGCGAGCAGCTCGAGACCGAATTCAATCCAAGCCTGGGCTGCGAGGATTTCGCCTATATGGTTCGGGAAGCTGGCGGCTGCTATGCGTGGATCGGGGCCGGCGACGTCGGACCCGGCGAAGGGCTGCATGGCGATCGATACGTTTTCAACGACGCCATCGTTCCCATTGTGCTGCGCTACTACGTCACTCTCGTCGAGCAAACGCTGCCGAGGACGGTCTGA
- a CDS encoding alanine and proline-rich secreted protein Apa: MNFSMSGKPRGLILSIWLAVCCAALPLALCLTTNPAHALSEIKREELPPAAADDMSPPGSAVPMPDPLGTTPPAASQPAPSDEPEQSEPEGPANDGGVTNPSVDPDAPLPEVVYDLTKLPEPVRRMHDLIVEACKSGDIEKLRPLIGTGDSMTQLSLGDIDGDPIAFLKGLSGDTEGQEILAIMEEVLNAGYVHVDAGTPQELYVWPYFFALPLDKLDAKQRVELFKIVTASDYNDMKQFGAYIFYRVGITPAGQWTFFVAGD; this comes from the coding sequence GTGAATTTTTCGATGTCAGGCAAGCCACGTGGCTTGATCCTCAGCATCTGGCTTGCCGTTTGCTGCGCCGCATTGCCGCTGGCGCTCTGCCTCACCACCAACCCGGCTCATGCGCTGAGCGAGATCAAGCGCGAGGAGCTTCCCCCGGCTGCCGCCGACGACATGTCGCCGCCCGGAAGTGCCGTGCCGATGCCCGATCCGCTCGGCACGACGCCGCCCGCGGCCAGCCAGCCGGCGCCATCCGACGAGCCCGAACAGAGCGAGCCGGAAGGGCCTGCGAACGATGGCGGCGTGACCAATCCGAGTGTCGATCCGGATGCGCCCTTGCCCGAAGTCGTCTACGACCTCACCAAATTGCCGGAACCGGTCAGGCGCATGCACGACCTGATCGTCGAGGCCTGCAAGAGCGGCGACATCGAGAAGCTGAGGCCCCTGATCGGCACGGGCGACTCGATGACCCAATTGTCATTGGGCGACATCGACGGCGACCCGATCGCTTTCCTCAAAGGCCTTTCGGGCGACACGGAAGGCCAGGAAATCCTCGCCATCATGGAAGAGGTGCTCAATGCCGGCTATGTCCATGTCGACGCCGGCACGCCGCAGGAGTTGTATGTCTGGCCGTATTTCTTCGCGCTGCCGCTCGACAAGCTCGATGCGAAACAGCGGGTCGAGTTGTTCAAGATCGTCACCGCCAGCGACTACAACGACATGAAGCAGTTCGGCGCCTACATCTTCTACCGCGTCGGCATCACGCCCGCCGGACAATGGACGTTCTTCGTCGCCGGGGATTGA
- a CDS encoding YgfZ/GcvT domain-containing protein, with amino-acid sequence MPFAQLKDRALVSVSGPDAEHFLQNILTTDLDVLAAGEAKPGALLSPQGKILFDFLVSRAGDNAFHLECRAETADDFVRRLMLYKMRAKVEIAKADQALVTVAWGDDSPASQSDSTDVTDTRFLDAAVTRSYGGTAEGGDTAAWQALRIANGIAESGSDYQLADAFPHDVLLDETGGVGFKKGCYVGQEVVSRMQHRGTARRRVLIARSESPLPAPGTELTVAGRPVGTLGSTAGTTGLAIARIDRVKAALDAGQPVMAGDVTVSLAIPAWAKFTFPLETVGPQEAVGAEEA; translated from the coding sequence ATGCCCTTTGCCCAGTTGAAAGACCGCGCCCTCGTTTCCGTCTCAGGCCCGGATGCCGAGCATTTTTTGCAGAACATCCTGACCACCGACCTCGACGTGCTGGCTGCCGGTGAGGCAAAGCCCGGCGCGCTGCTTTCGCCTCAAGGCAAGATCCTGTTCGACTTCCTTGTCTCGCGCGCCGGCGACAATGCCTTCCATCTCGAATGCCGCGCTGAAACCGCCGACGATTTCGTGCGACGGCTGATGCTCTATAAAATGCGCGCCAAGGTCGAGATTGCCAAGGCCGATCAGGCACTTGTCACCGTCGCCTGGGGAGATGATTCACCTGCCTCACAATCTGATTCAACTGATGTTACCGATACGCGCTTCCTCGACGCGGCGGTCACGCGCTCCTACGGCGGCACCGCCGAGGGTGGCGACACCGCCGCATGGCAAGCCTTGCGCATCGCCAATGGCATTGCCGAAAGTGGCAGCGATTACCAGCTCGCCGATGCCTTTCCGCATGATGTGCTGCTCGATGAAACCGGTGGCGTCGGTTTCAAAAAAGGTTGCTATGTCGGCCAGGAGGTGGTCTCGCGCATGCAGCATCGCGGCACCGCCAGACGGCGCGTGCTGATCGCGCGGAGTGAAAGCCCCCTGCCCGCGCCGGGCACGGAACTGACGGTCGCCGGGCGGCCGGTCGGCACGCTTGGTTCGACCGCCGGCACGACAGGCCTCGCCATCGCCCGCATCGACCGGGTCAAGGCGGCGCTCGACGCCGGCCAGCCTGTCATGGCGGGTGACGTCACCGTCTCGCTTGCCATTCCGGCCTGGGCGAAGTTCACCTTTCCGCTGGAAACCGTTGGTCCGCAGGAAGCCGTCGGCGCGGAGGAGGCCTGA